A genomic stretch from Prionailurus bengalensis isolate Pbe53 chromosome E2, Fcat_Pben_1.1_paternal_pri, whole genome shotgun sequence includes:
- the CCDC113 gene encoding coiled-coil domain-containing protein 113 has protein sequence MSDEDSETPATELQGGEENELPIIQLCGLVEELSYGNSALKTETEMFEKYYNKLEPRDQRHPRLSEIKITRAEFAQLRGRYRSKSRVGVDRAIGLSYDQKCELVLKELDDMKDEIRHMRANAERDLQHHEAIIEEAEMRWVEVCRAVHEFKKDVLKTISKKKGSILATQKVMKYIEDMNRRRDNMKDKLCLKNVSLKVQRKKMLLQLRQKEEVGEALHDVDFQQLKIENAQFLETIEAKNQELIQLKLASGNTLQRLNAYKSKLQRSTEMSIHLDKEILLRNELLEKIESETLQAEEDRAKAEAVNKRLRRQLAEFQVPQVMVYVREKILTGDLQKTIKMWERKVEIAEMTLKGYRKAWNKMKTTNEHLQAICPPGK, from the exons ATGAGTGATGAGGACTCTGAGACCCCTGCCACCGAGTTACAGGGGGGAGAGGAGAACGAGCTGCCTATTATCCAGCTGTGTGGGCTGGTGGAAGAGCTCAG TTATGGAAACTCTGCTCTCAAAACTGAGACAGAGATGTTTGAGAAATATTATAATAAACTGGAGCCCAGGGATCAGCGACATCCACGGttatcagaaattaaaattacaagAGCAGAATTTGCACAG TTACGAGGCAGGTACAGATCCAAATCCCGCGTAGGTGTGGACCGTGCGATAGGCCTCAGTTACGACCAAAAATGTGAGCTTGTACTAAAGGAGCTGGATGACATGAAGGATGAAATAAGGCACATGAGAGCAAATGCTGAACGAGATCTGCAGCACCATGAG GCAATCATTGAGGAAGCTGAAATGAGATGGGTTGAAGTCTGCAGAGCAGTGCATGAGTTTAAAAAAGATGTTCTAAAAACTATATCCAAGAAGAAAGGGAGTATTTTGGCCACTCAGAAAGTGATGAAGTACATTGAGGACATGAACCGCCGGAGG gaTAATATGAAGGATAAATTatgtttgaaaaatgtttctctCAAAGTGCAGAGGAAAAAGATGCTTTTACAATTGAGGCAG AAGGAGGAGGTGGGCGAGGCCCTCCATGACGTTGATTTTCAGCAGCTGAAGATCGAGAATGCTCAGTTTTTAGAGACCATTGAAGCAAAGAATCAAGAACTGATCCAGCTAAAGCTGGCATCTGGAAACACCCTGCAGAGACTCAATGCGTACAAA AGCAAGCTACAGCGATCAACGGAAATGTCCATCCATCTGGACAAGGAGATCTTGCTGAGAAATGAGTTACTTGAGAAAATTGAAAGCGAAACCCTACAAGCAGAGGAG GACCGGGCCAAGGCTGAGGCCGTGAACAAGAGACTCCGCAGACAGCTGGCTGAGTTCCAAGTGCCGCAGGTGATGGTGTACGTGCGGGAGAAGATCCTAACTGGGGACCTGCAGAAGACCATCAAGATGTGGGAAAGGAAAGTGGAGATTGCAGAG aTGACCTTAAAAGGCTACCGCAAGGcttggaataaaatgaaaaccaccaATGAGCATTTGCAGGCAATTTGCCCCCCTGGGAAGTAG